The following coding sequences lie in one Clupea harengus chromosome 23, Ch_v2.0.2, whole genome shotgun sequence genomic window:
- the LOC105892768 gene encoding endonuclease domain-containing 1 protein-like, with amino-acid sequence MKYSLYLFAISALYPLSQGDVGDFSPCVNSFYRDCPPSGIEGTPICQNFKNKYHFATLYSRERRSPWFSAYLYTTPAGKRPRGYWKYEPQLANSKADGAMVRFPRPPHKVDQNVVESQAVQQDYTKSGYTRGHLNPSLHHQDRIDRRSTFTLTNVVPQTQESNGGPWAALESHVNKTLNQYCLGRAHIVTGIIPYRVDRWLKEEHRVAIPEYLWSAYCCPSYSQNLPESLRKTFPTFAAIGRNDPNSTEEIVPVDGTKIKNVGYDVRAMSLADLEMYLKERYGSEITIFRDNCLEPQDYL; translated from the exons ATGAAATACTCGCTTTATTTGTTTGCCATCAGCGCACTTTATCCTCTTTCTCAGGGAGACGTAGGGGATTTCTCGCCCTGTGTAAACTCTTTCTACCGGGATTGTCCACCCAGTGGGATAGAGGGTACCCCCATATGCCAGAATTTCAAGAACAAGTACCACTTCGCCACACTGTACAGCCGTGAGCGCCGGTCGCCGTGGTTCTCTGCGTACTTGTACACAACTCCAGCGGGTAAAAGGCCAAGGGGCTACTGGAAGTATGAACCACAG CTGGCCAACTCCAAAGCCGATGGTGCAATGGTCCGTTTCCCCAGACCTCCTCACAAAGTGGACCAGAACGTGGTTGAGAGCCAGGCGGTGCAGCAGGACTACACCAAATCCGGCTACACCCGCGGCCACCTCAACCCCAGCCTGCACCACCAGGACCGCATCGACCGCCGCTCCACGTTCACCCTGACCAATGTGGTTCCCCAGACTCAGGAGTCCAACGGCGGGCCGTGGGCGGCTCTGGAGAGCCACGTAAACAAGACGCTGAACCAGTATTGTTTGGGCCGCGCACACATTGTCACCGGCATCATTCCTTACAGGGTGGACCGCTGGCTGAAGGAGGAACACCGAGTGGCCATACCCGAGTATCTGTGGTCGGCTTACTGCTGCCCGTCCTACAGCCAGAACCTTCCGGAAAGCCTCAGGAAAACTTTCCCCACGTTTGCTGCCATTGGCCGCAACGATCCCAACAGCACGGAGGAAATTGTTCCCGTTGACGGGACAAAGATAAAGAATGTCGGGTATGACGTGAGGGCGATGTCCCTTGCAGATCTTGAGATGTATCTCAAAGAGAGATACGGGAGCGAAATTACTATTTTCAGAGATAATTGTTTGGAGCCACAAGATTATCTTTGA